From the Oncorhynchus nerka isolate Pitt River linkage group LG28, Oner_Uvic_2.0, whole genome shotgun sequence genome, one window contains:
- the LOC115113770 gene encoding bromodomain-containing protein 7-like, which translates to MGKKHKKHKSEKYEEYGERPLKLVLKVAGNEVTTGSSSFENTFDEHPDLEKHKDKKKKKKDKERIDTMSPVDDKKKMTKKKKGQDADTDWDDREASRTPIHSDLASSLNKVEEKELTPLQEALSQLIRQLQRKDPSAFFSFPVTDLIAPGYSTIIKRPMDFGAMKEKVKNEYYQSLEELKEDFRIMCENAMIYNKPETIYHKAARKLLHSGMKILRPERLESLRQSIEFMADLENPANQSSKTGEVGNSSMDQRKDGPSPTDPSKTTQSAANTPRKDNDSKDKVSKVVSQAEKELEEICKLIDDSGGKLSNRGLESELDFERRKSDGSTTLAILSPVDLVAGDVGYCPVKLGMMSNRLQSGINTLQGFKEDKRNMVTPVSYMNYGPYTSYAPAYDSSFANIGKEDTDLIYSFYGEEASLQGYESLSEFLSKSEEHMYKLADNLLDALTNGEHSKTLRGTCPDEQGPTETAETEDKDMEVVEPEASKQDVNRLASLGSVIGLDFQNPPDLLSEEAQHFQQKLDETTKLLCELQEAQRERLSVKQPLNICLLAPTTKELRLAEKVTGNLAQLTSQVAPGDVSSVYGIRRAMGIAIPLEADEPLIDLTIMDAEPMDTVPEVQQITVIAV; encoded by the exons ATGGGCAAGAAGCATAAAAAGCACAAGTCTGAAAAATATGAGG AGTACGGGGAGAGACCACTTAAATTGGTTCTCAAGGTTGCTGGAAATGAGGTGACGACTGGAAGCTCGAGCTTTGAAAACACATTTGATGAACATCCAGATTTAGAGAAACACAAGGAcaagaaaaagaagaaaaaggATAAGGAAAGGATCGATACCATGTCACCAGTTGATGACAAGAAAAAG ATgacgaagaagaagaagggaCAGGACGCTGATACAGACTGGGAtgatagggaggcgagcaggaCCCCTATCCATTCTGATCTGGCATCCTCCTTGAATAAAGTGGAAG agAAAGAACTGACCCCACTGCAGGAAGCCTTGAGTCAACTCATCAGACAGCTCCAAAG GAAAGACCCAAGTGCGTTTTTCTCGTTCCCTGTGACTGACCTTATCGCTCCTGGCTACTCCACGATCATCAAGCGGCCCATGGACTTCGGCGCAATGAAGGAGAAAGTCAAGAATGagtattatcagtcactagaggagCTTAAG GAGGACTTCAGGATCATGTGTGAGAATGCTATGATCTACAACAAGCCAGAGACCATTTACCACAAAGCTGCCAGGAAGTTGCTCCACTCTGGCATGAAGATCCTCCGCCCG GAGAGGCTTGAGAGCCTGAGGCAGAGTATTGAGTTCATGGCTGACCTAGAGAACCCAGCCAACCAGTCAAGTAAGACTGGAGAGGTGGGGAACTCCAGCATGGACCAGCGTAAAGACGGCCCCAGCCCCACAGATCCTAGCAAGACTACCCAGTCTGCAGCAAACACTCCCAG GAAAGACAACGACTCCAAAGACAAAGTGTCGAAGGTCGTCAGTCAGGCAGAGAAGGAGCTTGAGGAGATCTGCAAGCTCATTGACGATTCAGGAGGCAAACTGTCCAACAGAGGGCTGGAGAGTGAG CTGGACTTTGAGAGGAGAAAGTCTGATGGTTCCACCACACTGGCAATCCTGAGCCCAGTCGACCTTGTGGCTGGAG ATGTGGGCTACTGCCCTGTGAAGCTGGGCATGATGTCCAACCGGCTGCAGAGTGGCATCAACACCCTGCAGGGCTTTAAGGAGGACAAGAGGAACATGGTCACACCAG TATCATACATGAACTATGGTCCGTACACCTCCTACGCGCCCGCCTACGACTCGAGCTTCGCCAACATCGGGAAAGAGGACACTGACCTGATCTACTCCTTCTATGGAGAGGAAGCCAGCCTCCAGGGATATGAGAG CCTCTCGGAGTTCCTGTCCAAATCGGAGGAGCACATGTACAAACTGGCAGACAACCTCCTGGACGCGTTGACTAACGGGGAGCACTCCAAAACCCTGAGAGGG ACCTGTCCAGATGAGCAAGGGCCAACAGAAACCGCTGAGACTGAAGACAAGGACATGGAG GTGGTTGAACCCGAAGCCAGCAAGCAGGATGTAAACAGGCTAGCCTCCCTGGGCTCTGTGATCGGCTTGGACTTCCAGAATCCACCTGACCTCCTCTCTGAGG AGGCCCAACATTTCCAGCAGAAGTTGGATGAGACTACAAAGCTCCTCTGCGAGCTGCAGGAAGCGCAGAGGGAACGCTTGAGTGTCAAGCAGCCCCTTAACATCTGCCTGCTAGCCCCAACCACCAAGGAGCTGCGGCTGG CGGAGAAGGTGACTGGTAACCTGGCCCAACTGACCAGTCAGGTGGCTCCAGGAGATGTGAGCAGTGTGTACGGGATCAGGAGGGCCATGGGCATCGCTATACCCCTAGAGGCAGATGAACCACTCATAGACCTCACCATAA TGGATGCTGAGCCGATGGATACCGTGCCTGAAGTTCAGCAGATTACAGTCATTGCAGTATAA